CAGCCGACAACGAGCGCAGCCAGAACTGCGACTGGAGATGTCAGCGCCGTCAGGATGAAGAGCTTGATCGGCCAATCAATGCAAGAATCGGCAGCCATCCCTGACATGGCTGCGAACAACAGAATGAACGGAAAGGACAGGATCGCCGCACCGGTCAAGACGACGAGGACAAGCAGCAGAAGCCAGCTGCGGCCATCCAGCCTGGCTATAAGCGCCTGGATCATCGGCCTATGGCCCGAACCGCCGCGCGGCTTCCGCCTCGAACGAGCCGATCAGCATGGAGACAGCTCGCTCGAAATTGGCCTGCAGGGCGGCGTTCAGCAGCGGCGATTTGAACGCGAAATCGATCATGAACTCCAGCCGGGTGCCCCGTGGGTCCTCATGGAACTCCCAGCGGTTCTTCAGGTGCCGGAACGGACCGCGCAAAAGCCCCGCCTCGACCAGAGGGGCATTGCGGTCATGGCGCACCCAGGTCGAGAACCGCTCCTTCAGGAACGAGAACCCGACGGACGCTTCGGCATCCAGAAGGTCGACGCCCGGGGCCTCCTGACGCCGGTTCCAGACCCGCATCGAGGTCACCCACTTCACGAAGCGCGGATAGGCCTCCACGTCCGCGACCAGCTCGGCGAGCTGGGCGGGGGTGTAGGGCAGATGGCGGGTGACGCGGTGGACGGCCAAGCGGTGGTCAGCGTCCGGTCTGGGCCAGACGCGCCGCCTTCAGCCGAGCGAAGTCGTCGCCGGCGTGGTGCGACGACCGGGTCAGGGGCGAGGCCGAGACCATCAGGAAGCCCTTGGCCCGGGCGATCGCCTCATAGGCCTTGAACTCTTCCGGCGTGACGAACCGGTCGATGGCGGCGTGCTTGCGGGTCGGCTGCAGATACTGGCCGATGGTGATGAAGTCGACGCCGGCCGAGCGCATATCGTCCATGACCTGCATGACCTCTTCCTTGGTCTCGCCGAGGCCGACCATGATGCCGGACTTTGTGAACTGGTTGGGGTCGCGTTCCTTGACCTGCTGAAGGAGGCGCAGGGAATGGAAGTAACGAGCGCCGGGCCGGATCTTCAGATACAGCCGCGGCACGGTCTCGAGGTTGTGGTTGAAGACGTCGGGACGGGCGTCGATCATGACCTCGGCGGCCCCGTCCTTGCGCAGGAAATCGGGCGTGAGAATCTCGATGGTCGTCAGCGGGGCCTGCAGCCGGATCTGGCGCACGACCTCGGCGAAGTGGGCCGCGCCGCCGTCAGCCACGTCGTCCCGGTCGACCGAGGTGATGACCACGTGGTTCAGACCCAGTTGCGCGACCGCGAGACCGACCTTGGCGGGCTCTTCGGGGTCCAACGCCTGGGGCAGGCCGGTCTTCACATTGCAGAAGGCGCAGGCCCGCGTGCAGGTGTCGCCCATGATCATCAGGGTGGCGTGCTTCTGGCTCCAGCACTCGCCGATGTTCGGGCAGGCGGCCTCCTCGCAGACCGTGACCAGCCCCTTGGAGCGGACGATCTCCTTGGTGGCATTGTACTGGCCCGAACCCGGAGCCTTGACCCGCAGCCAGTCGGGCTTGCGCAGTACCGCCGTCTCGGGCCGGTTCTGCTTTTCGGGGTGACGCAGCTCCGCAGGGCTTCGCGTCAGGGTGTCGATGAGGGTGACCATCGAGGCGGCCGGGCTCCAGGGAGGACAGGCCGGTATGTCGTCTTTCCGTCACCCAAAGGCAAGTCACGCCCTGTGACGCAGCCGTGACCTCACGCGACGTAACGCATCTTTTCAATGCCGCCCGGCTTAACTAGTTTGGCCGCCCAGTCAGCGAGGGGGCGGTACCAAGCCCTCCGGAGGATATGCGTGCTACGGCCAGGTCTTGATCCATCCGCGGGCGAAGAGTCCCTCTTCGACGCCCTGATCGCCGCGCGTACGCGGTTCGGCGACAAGGAAATCGTCGAGGATCAGGACAGGAAGCCCCTGACCTACACCGGCCTGATCCGCGCCGCCTTCGTGCTGGGGCGCAAGATCGCGGCGATGACGAAGCCGGCCGAGCGCGTGGGCATCCTGCTGCCCGCGTCGATGGGGGTGGTGGTCACCTTCTTCGGCCTGCACGCCTTCGGACGCGTGCCGACCATGCTGAACTTCACCGCCGGCGAGCGGAACATCAAGGCGGCGATCCAGGCGGCCGGCGTGAAACGCATCCTCACCGCCCGGCGCTTCGTGGAACAGGCCAAGATCGAGGACCTGATCGAGGAACTGTCCACGGTGGCCGAGATCGTCTGGCTGGACGACGTGCGCAAGACGATCGGGCTGCAGGACAAGCTGTTCGGCCTGATGGCGGGCCTCGCGCCCAAGCGGTTCCGCACCCCGACCAAGCCCGGAGATCCGGGCGTGGTCCTGTTCACCTCCGGTAGTTTCGGCGCGCCCAAGGGCGTGCTGCTGAGCCAGAAGAACCTCGTCGCCAACGCCCGGCAGATCTCGACCCACATCCCGCTGGATCCGGCGTGGGTGATGTTCAATCCGCTGCCGACGTTCCACTGCTTCGGGCTGACGGGCGGCGTCATCCTGCCGGTCCTCAGCGGGCTGAAGACGTTCCAGTATCCCTCCCCGCTCCACGGCAAGCAGATCGTTGCCCTGCTGGCCGAGGTGAACACCGCGATCCTGTTCGCCACGGACACCTTCCTGAACCAGTGGGCGCGCGTGGCGTCGCCCGACGACTTCCGCACGTTGAAGTTCGTGGTGGCCGGGGCCGAGCGGGTGCGCGACGAGACCCACCACCTGTTCAACACCAAGTTCGGCGGCGTGAAGCTGCTGGAAGGCTATGGAGCCACCGAGGCCGCGCCCGTGGTCGCGGTGAACCACCCCGACCGCAACCGCCCGGGGACGGTCGGCCAGCTGCTGCCCGGCATCGAGGCCCGCGTCGAACCGGTCGAGGGCATCACCGAAGGCGGCCGTCTGTATCTGCGCGGTCCCAATGTCATGGCCGGCTATATGACGCCCGAGGACCCGACGAAGGTCGAGCCGCTCGAGGGCGGCTGGCACGACACGGGCGACATCGTCGATCTCGACCCGGAGGGCTATATCGCCATCCTCGGCCGGGTGAAGCGGTTCGCCAAGATCGGGGGCGAGATGGTCTCGCTGAGCGCGGTGGAAGGCCTGGTCCAGTCCGTCTGGCCCGACGTACGCCACGCCGTCATCTCCATCGCGGACAGCCGCAAGGGCGAGAAGCTGGTCCTGGTCACCGAACGCAAGGACGCCGACGTCAGGGAGCTGGCCGAGTGGGCCCGCGAGCACGGCGCGCCGGAGCTGGCCGTCCCCAAGAAGATCGTCAAGGTCCGCGAGCTGCCGGTGCTGGGAACGGGCAAGACCGACTACGTCGCCATCCAGTCGCTGGTCGACCTCGCCGAGGCGGCCTAGCCGATCCGGACGCCCGTCATCGAGATCGAGCCACCGTCGATGACGTCGTTGAAGAAGGTCACGGCATCGCCGGGCCCGGCTTGGGCCGCGACGTAGAGTAGCGGCAGATAGTGTTCGTCGGTCGGGACGCTGAGCTGCGCGTCCTCGGCCAGGCCGACCCAGTCGATCAGGGCGTCGTGATCGCCCCGCTCCAGCGCCGACTTGACCGCCGCGTTGAAGCTGGTCGCCCAGGGATAGGCGTCGCCGCCGTCCCGCTTCCAGGTCCGCAGGTTGTGCACGAAGTCCCCGCTGCCGGCGACGACGATGCCCTCATCGCGCAGCGGGCGAAGGCGTTTCGCGAGTTCGTAGTGGCCGCGCGCATCGAGGTCGCGGTTCAGCGACAGCTGCACCACCGGCACATCGGCCTCGGGGCAGACGTGGGCGAGCACCGACCACGTCCCGTGATCCAGGCCCCACGCCTCGACGGCCTGGGCCCCGGTCAGGTCGGCCACCCGCGCCGCCAGGGTCGGCGACCCCGGGGCCGGATACTGGAACGCGTGAAGCTCCGGCCCGAAGTTGCCGAAATCGTGGATGGTCTCGGGGTTCCGCTGCGCCGTCACGCCCAGTCCGCAGGTCTCCCAGTGGGCCGAGACCATGACCACGCCGGCGGGCTTGCCCAGATCGCGGCCCACCGCGCGCCAGGCGTCCGCGTGCGGACCGCCCAGGGCGTTCATGGGTGAGCCGTGCCCGAAGAAGACCGCCGGCTGGCGCATGGATCAGGCCGCCAGCTTCTTGGCCAGACCGGCGATGTACTGACCCTGGTGACGGGCCCCGTCCAGTTCGTTGGCGCTGGGCTGACGCGAGCCGTCGCCACCGGTGATCGTGGTGGCGCCGTAGGGCGAGCCGCCGGAGATCTCCTCAAGCGTGAGCTGGCCCTGGAAGGCGTACGGCAGGCCGGCCACGACCATGCCGTGGTGCATCAGCGTCTGGATCAGGCCGATCAGCGTCGTCTCGTTGCCGCCGTGCTGGCTGGCCGAGGACGTGAAGGCGCCGCCGACCTTGCCGACCAGCTTGCCCTGGAACCACACGCCGCCGGTCTGATCCCAGAAGTTCCGCATCTGCGCGGCCGCCGTGCCGAAGCGGGTGCCCGCCCCGACGATGATGGCGTCGTAGTTTTCCAGCTCGTTGACGTTGGCCAGCGGGGCCTTCTGGTCGAGCTTGTAGTGCGACTGGATCGCCAGCTCCTCGGGCACCGTCTCCAGCACGCGGCGGATGTCGACCGTGACCCCTTCGACCGAGGCGGCACCTTCTGCGACGGCTTCGGCCATCTGCTCGATGTGGCCGTAGGTCGAATGATAGAGAACCAGCACCTTGGTCATGGGACGCTCCTTGAGGGGTTTCGCACTTCTGCAACAACTGCAGTAGCGGATGTAAGGCGCGCCCTCCGGGGCGCAAGCCCCTCAGTCCGAATTCGGTCGGCCGATCGGACAGATCTCGGCGTAACGGCCGGCGTCGGCCGGCACGCGAAGGCCCCGTGACGCCTTAAACCGGTGCTCCACGGCCATCGCCTGCTGTTCGATGTTCAGCACATCCCAGCCACAGGGCACGGCGGGATAGCCATAGGCCGACGGCCCGTCGCCGGCCTTCAGCTTGCCCGTGATCAGGTTGACGCCGGACTGGGCCTGCCAGACGTGCACCATCTCGTGGATCAGAACGGACTGCAGCGACAGCGGCGCGACGGCGAAATCTTCGGGGAGCGCGCGGCCCGGCCACAGGATCCAGTCCCGTCCGAACCAGCGGCCGGGCACGAAGGCACGGTCGAACGGCCAGGGCGTGCCCAGCAGACGCACGGTTTCCAGAGCCACCGAATTTCCGAACTCGCCGCGGATCAGTCGCCGTTCGCCCCCGGTCAGGGCCCTCACGGTGTGCCGTCGGATGGCGGGGCCCCGACGTATTCCCAGTGCCAGGGCTCGAAGATGTAGGGCACGAAGCCGAACCGGCCGGCATTCCTGACCAGCCAGCGATAGGTCGGCTCCTGCGTCATGTGCCGTCGGCTGGCCGGGTTGGTCGAATCGACGCCCATCCCCAGCAGTTCACCGACGTAGAGGTCCACGGCCGTCCCGGTCCGGTGGGGCGAGCAGACGGCCCGCCTCAGGCCGTCGCAGTTGCGTTCCGCCGCGCACCGCGCCGCATCGGCCTCGGGATCGCGAAAGCCGGAGAAAATCTGCAGCCGTTCGGGGTCGTTGCGGACCTGGGGCACCTCCGCGCGGGCGGCGGCGACCATGCGGCGATAGGCGTCCAGCACGTCCCGGCGCAGCAGCCGGGTCAGGCGGTCGGCGTGTTCCTCGGACTCGACCAGATAGCCCAGCTGGTTGAGGGGCGGCGGATCGGGGCATTCGTCGCGCACGCGGGCCATGACGAAGGGCCGGCGTTCCTGGAGCAGCCCCTTCAGGACGAGGAAGGTCGGCTGGTCGAAGACGCCCGTGGGGGTCAGGGCGTAGCGCGTCTGGAATCCGGCCAGGGCGGCGGCGAAGGCCGGGGTATTGGCCTCGCAGTCGGTGCCCAGCTCCTTCTGCAGCAGCGGCACATAGGTGACCCAGCCCCACTCGGTCGTGCCGAAGGGCGACCATTCCAGCGCATATTCCGAGATGGCGTTGGCGAAGGCCTGGCCGGCCCACTGGTCGCGCCCGGCCTGGCATCGGTCGGCACCTTGCGCCCTCGCCGCGCCCCCGCCGGCCAGAAGACCGAACAGGGTCGCGCAGAACAGGATGACGAGGCCACGACGCATGAGGATGAGGAAGCCTGACGGTTGAGGCGCATGCAAGACCCCTCTCCTCCTGCGATCAGTTCTGGCATGGTCGGCTGTCCGCGAGTCGAGGCGGGGCCACGGGAATTCCGAATGTCAGACGCGATCGCCGCAACGGCGCCACGCCGCAGCAACGCCGTCCTCGCCGCCTTCTCCGCGGTGTGCCTGCCGCTGGCGGCCTTCGGGGTGGCCCTGCCGGTCACCCTGCCCGAGTTCTATGCGACCCACGTGGGGCTGGAGCTGGGCGTGGTCGCGGCGGTGTTCATGATCGTGCGGCTGATCGACATCACCTTCGACCCCTTCATCGGCTGGGCCATGGACCGGACCAAGACCCGGTTCGGCCGCTATCGCCCGTGGATGGTCGCCTCGACGCCGATCCTGATGCTGTCGGCCTTCATGATGTTCGTGGTCGTCCAGCCGGGAGCCGGGCCGGTCTATCTGTTCGCCTGGCTGCTGGTGCTCTATCTCGGCTTCTCGATCGGGACCCTGGGCCAGCTGGGCTGGGCCTCGGTCCTCGCGCCCGAATACGACCAGCGCAGCCGGGTCTACGGCTGGTGGCAGGTCTTCAATATCATCGGCGTCATCCTGATCCTGATCCTGCCGACGGCGGTGATCCAGACGGGCATCGGGACCTACGCCGACGGCGTCCGCATCATGGGCTGGGCCATCCTGATCGCCCTGCCGCTCACCATGGGGCTGGCCCTGTTCGCCGTGCCCGAGCCGGTCAATGCCGGCGCCGCGCCGCACGGGGGCCTCGGGGCCTATCTGGAGCTGTTCAGGCGCAAGGCGGTCAGGAAGCTGCTGCTGGCCGACGTGGTGCTGGGCGTCGCCCCCGGGATCACCGGGTCGCTGCTGTTCTTCTTCTTCGGCCAGATCAAGGGCTACGACCACACCCAGGCGTCGCTGTTCATGCTGCTGTATTTCGTGGCCGGGCTGGTCGGGGCGCCCTTCTGGGCGTGGCTGGCGACGCGGATCGGCAAGGACAAGGCGCTGGCGGTGGCCAGCCTGGTCTTCGCCGCCTTCTACGTCGGGGCGACCCTGGTGCCGGGGGGCAGCTTCGCCCTGACGGCGGTCGCCATGTTCATCGGCGGTCTGCCCTATGCGGCGGGGCTGTTCCTGCTCCGGGCCATGATGGCCGACGTGGGCGACGAGGTGCGGCTGGAGACCGGCGTGGACCGGACCGGGCTGATGTTCTCCATCCTGTCGGCCACGACCAAGGTCGGGCATGTCGTCGCCCTGATCCCCTATCTGATCCTGCAGGCGGTGGGCTTCCAGGCCGTGCCACCGGCGGGCGGCAACAGTCCGGCCTCGCTGCTGACGCTCCAGGTCCTGTTCATCCTGCTGCCCGGCCTGCTGCTGGCCAGCGCGGCGGTGCTGCTGCGGAACTATCCGCTGACGCCGGCGCGCCACGACCAGATCCGTCGCGAACTGGACGCACGCGAGGCGGCGTCCGCATGACCCCGACCGAACGCCTGCGCGACATCATGGTCCGCCTGCGCGACCCGGACGGGGGCTGCCCGTGGGACGTGGAACAGACCTTTCAGAGCATCGCCCCCTATACGATCGAGGAGGCCTATGAGGTCGCCGACGCCATCGAGCGGGGCGACATGACCGAGCTGAAGGGCGAGCTGGGGGACCTGCTGTTCCAGGTCGTCTTCCACGCCCGCATGGCCGAGGAACAAGGGCTGTTCGCCTTCGACGACGTGGCCGACGCCATGTCCGACAAGCTGATCCGGCGTCATCCCCACGTGTTCGCCGACGAGGTGGCCCAGACCTCGGGCCCGGCCCAGAAGCTGCGCTGGGAGGACATCAAGGCCGCCGAGCGTGCCGGCAAGGCCCAGCACGGGGTGCTGGACGACGTGCCGGTGGGCCTGCCCGCCCTGCACCGGGCGGCCAAGCTGACCAAACGGGCGGCGCGGGTCGGGTTCGACTGGCCCTCGACCGACGAGGTCTTCGACAAGCTGGACGAGGAGGTGGCCGAGCTGAAGGTCGAGATCGCCGCCGGGGACCTCGACAAGGCCCGCGAGGAGGTGGGCGATCTGCTGTTCGTCGTCGCCAACCTGGCGCGCAAGCTGGGCGTGGAGCCGGAGGACGCCCTTCGCGGCGCAAACGCCAAGTTCGTCCGCCGGTTCGGCTTCATCGAGGCGGAGCTGGCGAAGGCCGGACGGACGCCGGAGCAGTCGGACCTCGCCGAGATGGACGGGTTGTGGGATGCGGCCAAGGTGGCGGAGCGGGCGTAGCGTCTCCGCCCCTCAACCGCTTGGCGGATGAAGACCGGACAGTCCGGAATTGCACCCCGAAAAAACCGGGTGCAGCGAGTCCAATTCCTGCGACATCACTCGGGAAGGCCCGCTCAACCCGTTCAGATCATTGCCGTTCTGCTCCCGACGCCCGATAAGCTTCGCCCATTCGAATTTGCACTCGATCCGGACGGCGCGATGCGGGCCGGTCGAGGCGCGGGCGGAAGATCTGTAGCCTGACACACGCCTGCGTCAGAATCGGTCGTAGACGCGGAACAGCCGCCGGCCCGTGTCTCAGCGGATCGGTGTGTAGCGGCAGGTGAAGGCCGGATCGCCGGTCATGAGGCCCGGCGTCAGGTGGATGTGCAGGCGTTCGTTCGACGCGGCGACGTCCAGGGCAAAGGCCTGCTCGGCCTCATACATGTCGTCGCGGTGGGCGTCCTTCCATCCGGCCGCGAGCTTGATGGCGCGCGCCTTGGCCGACGACAGGTCCGGAGCCACGACGAAGACGTTCCGGTGCTGCTCCGCGAAGGACAGCCCGTCGTATCCACCCAGGTTCACGTAATAGAGCCGTTCCGGTCCCTCGAAGGGCTCGGGACGGAGCGACACCTCATAGCCATCCGCGCGATCGATCTCGGACCAGCAGTCGATATGAAGGCTGCCGGGCTTGCCCCACCACTGGGCGACGAGCGGGCCGTGGGTCGCCGCGATCGAGTCCGCGACGACGAAGCGGATGTCGTGCACCTCGATGTTGGCCCCGGCGTGCTCGCCGCCAATGTAGATCGCAAACAGCTTCATCGTCGGGCCGTCTAGGACACAGCCCGGCGCATGTCGACCTCGGGGTCGCCATGCCCGAGGGCGCAGGCCAGCCGCTGGCCGACGACCTCGCCCATCTCGTGCGAGCTGGTGATCCCCTGCACGAACGGGTGGCGGCCCATGATGAACGGGAGGCTCAAGCAGAACAGGCGATCGGCGGGCAGACCGTCCGCGACCGGCTGGAACACGTCATCGATGACGATGCCGCGCGACGACCCGCCGGCAACGGCGGGCATTTCGTCGCGCACGATCCCCTGCTCCAGCAGCGACAGGAACGGAAACTGGATGGCTCCCAGGGCGCGCTGGCCCGTGGCCTCGATGAAGACGGGAAAGTGCCGGTCCACGTCGGCCTGCATCAGGCGGGCCCCACCCGCCGGACAGTGGGTGTCGATCCGGTGGTCGTCGTCGAGCGCGAGCACGTCCAGCTTGCCGGCGCGGTGCAGTGCAAGCATCCGCTCGACCGATTCATGGGGCACCGCCCCGTAGGCGTCGACGAAGACCGGCTTGAAATGGCGGCTGAAGCGCTCGAAGGCGGGACCGTCGAGATGCGGCACGATCGCCGCCACCACCTCGTGCATCCTCAAGATCGCGTCGCGCCAGGGCACCGTCGTGCCGGCGTCGTGGGTCGCGCGGGCCTCCTCAAGATTGGCGGCCGCCCATTCGAACGGATCCGCCGTCAGCCGGTCCGCGAAATAGGCCTCGCCGAACGCCTCCAGCGTGGCATCGGCCAGGCCCGTGGCCTCGACATAGGCGGGATCGACGACCTGCAGCTCGCGGCGGAACAGTTCGAAGACGTCATCCAGCAAGCCGGGGCCCGGCCGATCGATCAGGTCCGCGATCGCCTGTTCCGTGCAGATTTCCAGGGGCGGGTGCGGCAGGGGGAAGTAGAAGTCGGCCTCAGGCAACAGCCCCTTGCGCGACATCATGGTGATGCCGAAGGTCCCGGTGTCCGCATGGGGCACATAGGTCAGGGCGTCGCCCTCACGTTCGAATGCGCCGTGCACGCCGGCCAGCGCAACGGCGGTGTCGATGGCGGTCAGCGACGAGCCCCGGATGCCCACCCGGGTCGCCGGAATCTTCGTCAGCGTGGCCGCGGGCCAGGGGCTGGTGAAGTAGCCCGGACGGACTTCCTGCCGCGACGGCCACTGGTGGCCCGTGGCCAGGACGACGTGGTCGAACAGGGCTTTCGTGATCTCGCCCTGTGGCGAGGAGGAGAGCACGAGTTCCATGCCGCCCGGCCGGTTGACGGCATCGATCACGCGACAGCCCGTCATCACCTGGATCTGGCCGCCCGCCGCGCGGAACGTCTGGACCAGGGTCGCGAACTGAGCCTCGAAATACCGGCCCAGAACGACGCGCGGCACGAAGGCGCGATCGTCGATCTGCTCGATATCGACACCCATGTCCTCGAGCTCGCGCGCAGGCCGGGACTGGAGCCAGGCCGCCAGCGTCTGCGTCAGCGGCGGGATTTCCGCGCTGGCGATGTTGGACAGCATCGCCGCATCGTTCCATCCGGAACGGTAGGGTGTCCCCGCCCCCGCCGACGCCTGGGCTTCGAACACGGTGATGCTGGCCCCACGGACGTCGTGATCCAGGAGCGCGTTCAAAGCATAGAGGGTCGTCGGGCCGGCGCCGACAAAGGCGATTGATGACATGGCGGGCCTTCAATGCGCAGGCAGGCATCGCGATCCAATGTCGGCTCGCTGTCGTATCGGGACGATGGGCCCCTGTGGCCTAGGCGGCCCGGGCGATGACCTTGTCGCGGCCGCTGGCCTTGGCCTCGTACACACCCTCGTCCGCGCGTTTCAGCAGGGCGTCGGGCGTATCGCCCGGGCCGGTCGAGGCCGCGACGCCGATGGAGATGGTCACGGTCAGATGCTCGCGACCGCCCATGACGCGGAACGGGGTCGAGCCGACGTCGCGACGGATGCGTTCGGCGATGCGATGGGCGTCCTCGATCGTGGTGCCCGGCATGACCACCACGAACTCCTCGCCCCCCAGGCGGCACGGCAGGTCGACGGCGCGGACGTTGGTGGCCAGGCGGACGGCGAATTCGCGCAGGACCTCGTCGCCGGCGTCGTGACCGAAGCCGTCGTTGACCTTCTTGAAGTGGTCGATGTCCAGGACCAGCACGGACACGGGCTCTCCGCCCAGGGCCGCGCGGCCCACGAAGGCCTGGAGCTGGCCGGCCATGTAGCGGCGATTGTGCAGGCCCGTGAGCGCGTCGGTGACGGCCATCTCGAGGCTGTAGTCCAGCTTCTCGCGCAGGAAGTCTGTGTAGCGTTTGCGGCGGACCTGGGTGCGGGCGCGGGCGGCCAGTTCCTCGGGGTCCACCGGCCGCATCAGGATGTCGTTGACGCCCAGTTCCAGCGCCTTGACCAGACGGGGCCGGTCGGCGGGATCGACCACGGCGAGGATGGGGAGATGTCGCGTCGGATCGGCCGAGCGCACCTGGGCGATCAGCCGCAGGCCGTCGAAGGACGCCGCCGTCACATTGACGATCATCAGATCGACGGGCGTCTTGGATGAAATCAGGCCGGCGGCCGCATCGGTCTCGATCACGGGGCGATGCTCGCGCGTCAGCTCCTCGGCGATGCCTGCGGCCTGCCGGGCGTTGTCGTCGACGATCAGGACGCGACCGCCCGAGCCGCGCAGTCGGCCGGCCCCGTCGGTGGTGACGCCCAGACGGCGGCCGCTCTCATCGCGCTCGCGCAGTTCGTCCATGACCAGCTTCAGCCGGGTCAGGGAGCGGACGCGGGCGAACAGGACGACGTCGTCCAGCGGCTTGGTCACGAAGTCGTCGGCCCCGGCCTCCAGCCCCTTGATCCGGTCCTCGCGCCCGTCCAGCGCCGTCACCAGGACGATCGGGATATGGTTGGTGGCCGGGTCGGCCTTGATGCGGCGACAGGTCTCGAACCCGTCCATGCCGGGCATCATGACGTCCAGCAGGATGATGTCAGGCTTTTCCGACGCCGCCAGCCGCACGGCGGTCGCGCCGTCGCTGCAGGTCAGGACGTCGTAGTATTCCAGCGTCAGCTTGGCCTCGAGCAGGCGGACGTTCGCCTCGACGTCGTCGACCACAAGGATACGCGCGGTCATCGGTCCCTATCCCGCCAGTACCGGAACGCCGAGGTGTTTGCGCACCGTTTCGAGGAACGGCATCACCGAGATCGGCTTGGAGATATAGGCCTCGCAGCCGCCCTGACGGATGCGTTCCTCATCGCCCTTCATGGCGAAGGCGGTGACGGCAATGATGGGGATGTGGGCCAGTTCCTCGTCGTCCTTCAGCCATTTGGTGACCTCCAGGCCGCTGATCTCGGGCAGCTGGATGTCCATCAGGATGAGGTCGGGCATGTACTGGCGCGCCAGGGCCATCGCCTGCAGCCCCTCGCGGGTCTGAAACGTCTGATAGCCCTGGGAATCGAGCAGATCATGAAAAAGCTTCATGTTCAGCTCGTTATCCTCGACGATGAGGACTTTCTTGGACATCTTCACCCGGTTTGCGGCCTCGTCGTGCGTGCGCGTGTGCGGACGCTGGCATTTGCCTTCTTCGCTTACGATCTTGCCTGCGCAGTCTTAAGTTGGGGTGAAGTCGGAAACCCAAGCGTGGCCATAATCGCCATCTGTCGAGAATGTCTCTGGACCGGAGCGGACGCGGTGGCGCGCTGCCCGGCCTGCGGCTCGCCGCGCGTCGTCTGCGACCCCGAGCTGTCCAGCCTGTCGATCGCCCACCTGGACTGCGACGCCTTCTATGCCTCGGTCGAGAAGCGCGACCGGCCCGAGCTGCGCGACCGGCCGGTGATCGTCGGCGGCGGGACCCGGGGCGTGGTCTCGACCTGCTGCTACATCGCCCGGATCTACGGCGTGCATTCGGCCATGCCGATGTTCAAGGCGCTGAAGGCCTGTCCCGACGCCGTGGTCATCAAGCCGGACTTCACCAAATACGTGCCCGAGTCCGAGCGCATCTTCGGCATGGTCAGAACCCTGACGCCGCTGGTGCAGACCCTGTCGCTGGACGAGGCCTGGATCGACCTGTCGGGCACCGAACGGCTGAACGGCGGGCCGCCGGCGCTGCAGCTGATTCGCCTGCAGAAGCGGATCGAGGAGGAGACCGGCCTGTCGGTGTCCATCGGCCTGGCCCCCAACCGCTTCCTCGCCAAGATCGCGTCCGAACTGGACAAGCCGCGTGGCTTCTCGGTCATCGGGGCGGCGAACGCCCAGGCCCTGCTGGCCCCGAAGTCGGTGCGCATCCTGCCGGGCGTCGGGCCGGTGTTCGGCAAGACCCTGGTCAGCGACGGCTTTCCCACGGTCGGCGACCTCGCGAAGGCGGATGTGCGCGACCTGGTCAAACGCTATGGCGAGACGGGCCTGCGACTGCACGACCTGGCCCATGCCCGCGACGCCCGCAGCGTGAACCCCGAGCACGACCGGCGCGGCATGAGCGCGGAGAACACCTTCCACACCGACCTGACGACGCAGGAGGATCTGGAGGCCGAACTCTGGCCCCTGTGCGAGAAGATCGCCTCCAAGGCCCGGCGCGACGGGGTGGCCAGTCGCGTCGTGGTGCTGAAGCTGCGG
This DNA window, taken from Brevundimonas subvibrioides ATCC 15264, encodes the following:
- a CDS encoding DNA polymerase IV; this translates as MAIIAICRECLWTGADAVARCPACGSPRVVCDPELSSLSIAHLDCDAFYASVEKRDRPELRDRPVIVGGGTRGVVSTCCYIARIYGVHSAMPMFKALKACPDAVVIKPDFTKYVPESERIFGMVRTLTPLVQTLSLDEAWIDLSGTERLNGGPPALQLIRLQKRIEEETGLSVSIGLAPNRFLAKIASELDKPRGFSVIGAANAQALLAPKSVRILPGVGPVFGKTLVSDGFPTVGDLAKADVRDLVKRYGETGLRLHDLAHARDARSVNPEHDRRGMSAENTFHTDLTTQEDLEAELWPLCEKIASKARRDGVASRVVVLKLRRTDFRIVTRRTTLPDPVQTARALFAIGRDLLKPELGRPYRLIGIGLADIQDAEDMPPALFDSGEARTLKTETTIDALRAKFGAGAVVAGRALKRP